In one Pasteuria penetrans genomic region, the following are encoded:
- the gyrA gene encoding DNA gyrase subunit A — MGDTNRTQEIDIRHEMKTAFLDYAMSVIVSRALPDVRDGLKPVHRRILFTLHGMGLLPDKPYRKAARSVANVTGQYHPHGESAVYDAMVRMAQDFSYRYPLVDGHGNFGSIDGDEPAAMRYTEARMAPIATELLRDIQKETVDFTPNYDGQQLEPMVLPARFPNLLVNGASGIAVGMATNIPPHNLTEIIEGALMLLEDSDLTMEDLMKVVRGPDFPTGGIILGKGGIANAFRTGRGSIKVRAKTLIEETGSGRSRIVVEELPYQVNKARLVEKIADLVRSRKIEGISDLRDESDRNGMRVVIELRREAKPRLVLNQLFKFTAMQTNFGVNMLALVEREPHVLDLRLMLQHYLDHQVEVIRRRTVFDLRKAKERAHILEGFRVALDNIDEVIKLIRASRTTAEARTGLMERFSLSERQAQAILDLRLQRLTGLEREKIELEYEELLKTISYLESLLADEAKVRAVVRDELTAIKDQYGDERRTLIVNEEDEIIESDLVPEENVVISLSHRGYIKRVPLSTYRAQKRGGKGIAGIGTRDDDFVQDLFVTHSHHYLLVFTNKGKVYRMKAYEVPGLGRAARGVAMSNLVHIDQEERVHAVIPVGDTSSQEYLFFATRYGLVKKTPLSEFENIRRNGLFAINLRSGDELVGVRRTDGEQEIILGTRLGMSIRFHEQEVRSMGRSATGVKGINLSEDDVIIDMDLVSADKHVLIVTKHGYGKRTPLVDYRLQSRGGKGIKTLSITEKKGDVVGYKVVSKDEEFMIVTHSGTVIRLDCSDVSILGRYAQGVKLINLKADESVATVAQIRLGDGGIADMDAPLV; from the coding sequence GTGGGGGATACCAACCGGACGCAGGAGATCGATATCAGACATGAAATGAAAACAGCCTTTCTTGATTATGCAATGAGTGTTATTGTGAGCCGTGCTCTACCCGATGTGAGAGATGGCTTGAAGCCGGTTCATCGCCGTATTTTGTTTACTCTGCATGGTATGGGTTTATTGCCCGATAAGCCGTATCGAAAGGCGGCCCGGTCCGTTGCCAATGTAACTGGTCAGTACCATCCGCATGGTGAGAGTGCTGTGTACGATGCCATGGTCCGAATGGCGCAAGATTTTTCTTATCGTTATCCATTAGTAGATGGTCATGGAAACTTCGGATCTATCGATGGCGATGAACCGGCGGCGATGCGTTATACGGAAGCACGGATGGCACCCATTGCAACGGAGCTCCTACGTGATATACAAAAGGAGACGGTGGATTTTACACCCAACTATGATGGACAACAGTTGGAACCGATGGTTTTGCCAGCGCGTTTTCCTAATCTTCTAGTCAATGGTGCTTCTGGTATTGCTGTGGGAATGGCAACCAATATCCCACCGCATAATCTCACAGAGATCATTGAGGGTGCGTTGATGTTGCTGGAGGATTCTGATCTTACCATGGAGGACTTAATGAAGGTAGTACGCGGACCTGATTTTCCTACTGGTGGGATTATTCTTGGTAAGGGGGGGATTGCCAATGCTTTCCGGACGGGTCGCGGTAGTATCAAGGTTCGTGCCAAGACGCTCATTGAGGAAACTGGGAGTGGTAGATCCAGGATTGTTGTGGAGGAATTGCCATACCAGGTAAATAAGGCTCGTTTGGTAGAAAAGATTGCGGATTTAGTTCGTAGTCGTAAGATTGAAGGTATTTCCGATTTGCGAGACGAGTCGGATCGAAATGGAATGCGTGTTGTCATTGAATTGCGTCGTGAGGCCAAACCCCGTCTTGTTTTGAATCAGTTATTTAAGTTCACAGCGATGCAGACCAATTTTGGTGTTAATATGCTGGCACTTGTGGAACGCGAGCCCCATGTACTTGACTTACGTTTGATGTTACAGCATTATCTGGATCATCAAGTGGAGGTTATTAGGCGTAGGACGGTTTTTGATCTCCGTAAGGCTAAGGAACGAGCGCATATTCTAGAGGGTTTTCGTGTTGCCCTGGATAACATCGATGAGGTGATCAAACTCATTCGTGCTTCCCGTACAACGGCTGAGGCGCGAACCGGTTTGATGGAGCGTTTTTCCTTGTCTGAGCGACAGGCACAAGCGATTCTTGATCTCCGCTTGCAGCGTTTGACTGGATTGGAACGTGAAAAAATTGAGCTTGAATACGAGGAATTATTGAAAACTATTTCCTATCTAGAGTCTCTTCTCGCCGATGAGGCCAAGGTACGTGCGGTTGTGCGGGATGAGTTGACCGCTATCAAGGATCAATATGGTGATGAACGGCGTACGTTGATTGTGAATGAGGAGGATGAGATCATTGAGTCCGATCTCGTACCGGAGGAAAATGTAGTTATATCTCTGTCCCATCGCGGTTATATCAAGCGGGTTCCACTTTCTACATACCGGGCACAGAAGCGCGGTGGGAAGGGTATTGCTGGGATTGGTACCCGTGACGATGATTTCGTGCAGGACCTCTTCGTTACCCATTCCCATCACTACTTGCTTGTGTTTACCAACAAAGGCAAGGTGTATCGCATGAAAGCCTATGAGGTTCCTGGCCTAGGAAGAGCAGCACGTGGCGTGGCCATGAGTAATTTGGTGCATATCGATCAGGAGGAGCGGGTACATGCGGTCATTCCCGTAGGCGATACATCAAGTCAGGAATACTTGTTTTTCGCTACCCGGTATGGTCTTGTTAAAAAAACGCCGCTATCGGAGTTTGAAAATATCCGTCGTAATGGCTTGTTTGCCATCAATCTCCGTTCCGGTGATGAGCTCGTAGGCGTACGGCGTACGGATGGGGAACAAGAGATTATTTTAGGTACCCGTCTTGGTATGTCTATTCGTTTCCACGAGCAAGAGGTACGCTCGATGGGACGCTCCGCTACAGGCGTGAAGGGGATCAATTTGTCGGAGGATGACGTAATCATTGATATGGATTTAGTATCCGCCGATAAGCACGTGTTGATTGTGACCAAACATGGTTATGGAAAGCGTACTCCCTTAGTGGATTATCGTTTGCAGTCTAGGGGTGGAAAGGGGATCAAGACCCTCAGTATTACAGAGAAGAAGGGGGATGTGGTGGGTTATAAGGTAGTGTCTAAGGATGAGGAATTTATGATTGTCACCCATTCGGGTACGGTGATACGTTTGGATTGTTCCGATGTGTCTATCCTTGGACGCTATGCGCAGGGGGTTAAGCTTATCAATCTTAAGGCGGACGAGAGCGTGGCTACGGTAGCGCAGATTCGTTTAGGGGATGGTGGTATTGCCGATATGGATGCACCATTAGTATAA
- the recF gene encoding DNA replication/repair protein RecF (All proteins in this family for which functions are known are DNA-binding proteins that assist the filamentation of RecA onto DNA for the initiation of recombination or recombinational repair.): MWRQVEGGSRVRVEGLELRQYRNLGSTALSGFGMFSLFYGMNAQGKTNLLESLYILSMGRAFRTHSYRDLICFGKSEAFLRSFIRLQSGRRICLEIRLSRGRRILMRDGVTRKSLSDYIGVAPVVVFSPADLALIEGSPAMRRRFLDHAVSQVLPPYLQSLREYQRLLLHRNQCLKHIREKGCRVAGTDARVLETFDEHLWLSAEKVWRYRWQWVRRLVAHALEIHSSLTGAAERLSIQYFPSFPFQNSGDILSQATWLPLDRSRVSRSLQMRERRLGLTLWGPHRDEMAFFVDGRELCKFGSQGQKRTVVLAVKLAELACLGEVAGHSPLLLLDDCFSELDTFRKEYLMEWVRGRVQTFVTSASPLKIDHHMGSNACVFEVLAGNVQRRTVGSEG, from the coding sequence TTGTGGAGACAGGTGGAGGGCGGCAGTAGGGTGCGGGTAGAGGGTTTAGAGCTGCGGCAGTACCGGAATCTCGGATCAACGGCACTATCCGGTTTTGGAATGTTTTCTTTATTCTATGGTATGAATGCCCAGGGAAAGACAAATCTTTTGGAATCTTTGTATATACTTTCTATGGGCCGTGCTTTCCGGACGCATTCATATCGTGATTTGATTTGTTTTGGGAAATCAGAGGCCTTTCTGCGATCCTTCATTCGGCTCCAAAGTGGCCGCCGCATTTGCTTGGAGATTAGGCTCTCCCGCGGTCGGAGGATTCTCATGCGGGATGGTGTGACCCGGAAGAGTCTTAGTGATTATATCGGTGTCGCTCCGGTTGTTGTTTTTTCCCCGGCTGATCTTGCTTTGATCGAAGGATCCCCTGCGATGAGGCGACGTTTTTTGGATCATGCTGTTAGTCAGGTTCTTCCTCCCTACTTGCAATCTTTGCGCGAATACCAACGACTTCTGCTGCACCGCAATCAATGTCTTAAGCATATAAGGGAAAAGGGATGCAGAGTGGCGGGAACGGATGCCAGGGTTCTGGAGACCTTTGATGAGCATTTGTGGCTGAGTGCAGAAAAGGTTTGGCGCTATCGTTGGCAGTGGGTGCGTCGTTTAGTTGCACATGCATTGGAAATTCATAGTTCACTCACAGGAGCCGCTGAACGGTTGTCAATTCAATATTTTCCTTCCTTCCCTTTTCAGAATTCGGGGGATATACTATCGCAAGCAACCTGGTTGCCCCTTGATAGAAGCCGGGTTTCCCGTTCCTTGCAAATGAGGGAACGGCGTCTTGGTTTGACATTATGGGGACCCCATCGTGACGAGATGGCTTTTTTTGTTGATGGAAGGGAGCTCTGTAAATTTGGCTCCCAAGGACAAAAGAGAACGGTTGTGTTGGCTGTCAAACTTGCGGAGTTGGCTTGTTTAGGTGAGGTGGCTGGGCATTCTCCCCTTCTGTTGTTGGACGACTGTTTTTCTGAACTGGACACTTTCCGGAAAGAATACTTGATGGAGTGGGTTCGTGGACGTGTACAGACATTTGTTACATCCGCCTCACCGTTGAAGATCGATCATCATATGGGATCGAATGCCTGTGTATTTGAGGTCTTGGCGGGCAATGTACAGCGTCGTACTGTCGGAAGTGAGGGATGA
- the gyrB gene encoding DNA topoisomerase (ATP-hydrolyzing) subunit B, which produces MYSVVLSEVRDENLSPESKGKKYDESQIQVLEGLEAVRRRPGMYIGSTSSRGLHHLVWEVVDNSMDEALAGHCDQIVVIMHVDGSITVTDNGRGIPVGIHPKIGRPAVEVVMTVLHAGGKFDGEGYRYSGGLHGVGVSVVNALSETLVVEIQREGKCYRQDYKQGMPQGDLLEVGESDTTGTKVTFKPDPVIFTEVTDFDRDVLQNRLRELAFLNPGISVTLTNEREIEDGKPFSVVYSFAGGLQSFVTYLNRNREALHDPPIRTVGEKDGIFVDISIQYNDSYTSNIYSYANNIHTHEGGTHEAGFKSALTRVINDYARRNNLLKENDSNLVGDDVREGLTAIVSVRITDPQFEGQTKTKLGNSEVRSAVEQIFAEQFQIQLEEHPSIAKKIIQKSVLAARAREAARKVRELTRRKNALEVSSLPGKLADCTSRSASDSELFIVEGTSAGGTAKQGRDRMFQAILPLKGKIINVEKARLDKALSNEEIRTVITALGTGIADDLQIEKVRYHKVIIMTDADVDGSHIRTLLLTFFYRYMRPLLEKGHICIAQPPLYKISHRGAVRYAYSDRMKDSIIKEFPDKNKVEIQRYKGLGEMNATQLWETTMDPESRSLLRVSLEDAMKVDDIFETLMGDRVEPRRDFIRAHAKEANLDI; this is translated from the coding sequence ATGTACAGCGTCGTACTGTCGGAAGTGAGGGATGAAAATTTGTCACCAGAATCAAAGGGTAAGAAATACGATGAGTCACAAATTCAGGTTTTAGAGGGTTTGGAAGCAGTTCGGCGACGCCCGGGTATGTACATTGGCTCCACGTCCAGTCGTGGTTTACACCATCTGGTTTGGGAGGTTGTTGATAACAGTATGGATGAGGCCCTAGCGGGCCATTGTGACCAAATTGTTGTCATCATGCATGTTGATGGCAGTATAACCGTAACGGACAACGGTCGCGGGATTCCAGTAGGTATTCATCCCAAAATCGGACGACCTGCGGTCGAGGTGGTTATGACCGTTCTACACGCTGGGGGGAAATTTGATGGTGAGGGTTACCGTTATTCGGGTGGACTCCACGGTGTGGGTGTTTCCGTAGTCAATGCTTTGTCAGAAACATTGGTTGTGGAAATACAGCGCGAGGGGAAATGTTATCGTCAAGATTACAAACAGGGCATGCCTCAGGGGGATCTTCTCGAGGTGGGTGAGTCTGATACAACTGGGACAAAAGTTACCTTCAAGCCGGATCCAGTGATATTTACCGAGGTCACTGATTTCGATCGTGATGTTTTGCAAAATCGTTTGAGGGAGCTCGCCTTTCTTAATCCCGGTATTTCTGTTACCCTCACCAATGAACGGGAAATAGAGGATGGCAAGCCCTTCTCCGTCGTTTATTCCTTTGCGGGCGGATTGCAGTCCTTTGTCACCTATTTGAATCGTAATCGCGAAGCACTTCATGATCCGCCGATTCGAACTGTAGGGGAGAAGGATGGTATATTTGTGGATATATCCATTCAGTATAATGATTCATATACTTCTAATATATATTCTTACGCAAATAACATTCACACCCATGAGGGGGGAACCCATGAGGCGGGGTTCAAGTCCGCGCTCACAAGGGTGATCAATGACTATGCCCGTAGGAATAACTTGTTGAAAGAGAATGATAGTAATCTAGTAGGGGATGATGTGCGTGAGGGATTGACGGCTATTGTTAGCGTCCGAATCACCGACCCACAGTTCGAGGGGCAAACAAAGACGAAGTTGGGAAACAGTGAGGTTCGCTCCGCAGTGGAGCAGATTTTTGCAGAGCAATTCCAGATTCAGTTGGAAGAACATCCCTCCATTGCCAAAAAAATTATTCAGAAGTCCGTGTTGGCAGCACGGGCACGGGAAGCAGCTCGTAAGGTACGTGAGCTGACAAGGCGTAAAAATGCGTTGGAGGTGAGTTCTCTACCGGGAAAGTTGGCGGATTGCACATCCAGAAGTGCGTCGGATAGTGAGTTGTTCATAGTCGAGGGTACTTCCGCGGGTGGTACGGCGAAGCAGGGGCGTGATCGAATGTTTCAGGCCATTTTGCCCCTGAAAGGGAAAATCATAAATGTAGAGAAGGCCCGTTTGGATAAGGCTCTCTCCAATGAGGAGATCCGTACCGTAATTACTGCTCTTGGAACAGGGATTGCGGATGATTTGCAGATCGAAAAAGTTCGTTATCATAAGGTGATTATTATGACAGATGCGGATGTGGATGGTTCGCACATTCGAACCTTGTTGCTCACCTTCTTTTATCGTTACATGCGCCCCTTACTCGAGAAAGGCCATATTTGTATTGCTCAGCCCCCCTTATACAAAATTTCCCATCGTGGTGCGGTTCGTTATGCCTACAGTGATCGGATGAAGGATTCGATCATAAAGGAGTTTCCCGATAAGAATAAGGTGGAGATTCAGCGGTACAAGGGTTTGGGGGAAATGAATGCAACACAGTTATGGGAGACGACAATGGACCCTGAGAGTAGGTCTCTTCTCCGCGTTTCCTTGGAGGACGCCATGAAAGTAGATGATATCTTCGAAACGTTGATGGGGGACCGAGTGGAGCCGAGGCGGGATTTCATTCGTGCCCATGCCAAGGAGGCTAATTTGGATATTTAA
- the dnaN gene encoding DNA polymerase III subunit beta — translation MKIRMGRAVLRRVIQLVSRAITPRSPLPVLGGIWVEAVEDQVHFTGSNADVRIRTACSMQDSPESIKNLRQVVVEQEGQAVLPGRILSDIMRKIPEGEVSIEVMGNFEVDFRIGSSHFQLHGFDPLEYPRLAISAASTGFSMQASDLKSMLKNTVFAASITEARGVLTGVCLGCHADLLTAIATDTFRLSKWQTPISNPKNVHPEDIVIPGHSVHELLKIMDDADEVSCQVVEGHWVVSTGEWWFATRLLGGAYPDISKVIPQEAPVRVRLPLANFLGAVGRASLISRDHPDRLIQLVVENDRISVAAIAAGVGSVAESLPATVEGEPMTLAFNATYLVDSLEAFSGADEVEMLLPGPQRPCRIQVPGIQTAMQLVVPVRTEV, via the coding sequence GTGAAAATTCGTATGGGCCGCGCAGTTTTGCGTCGGGTTATTCAATTGGTATCACGAGCTATTACGCCCCGCTCCCCTTTACCCGTCTTAGGGGGGATTTGGGTAGAAGCTGTTGAGGATCAGGTTCATTTCACTGGAAGCAATGCCGATGTGAGAATTCGTACCGCCTGTTCCATGCAGGACAGTCCTGAAAGCATAAAGAATCTCCGCCAAGTTGTTGTGGAACAAGAGGGTCAAGCGGTGTTGCCGGGACGGATTTTGAGTGATATCATGCGTAAGATTCCCGAAGGGGAAGTTTCCATCGAGGTTATGGGTAATTTTGAAGTGGATTTTCGGATAGGATCATCTCATTTTCAATTGCACGGTTTTGATCCCCTTGAATATCCCCGGTTGGCTATCTCGGCTGCAAGTACAGGTTTCTCTATGCAGGCTTCCGATCTGAAATCCATGTTAAAGAATACTGTATTTGCAGCTTCTATCACGGAGGCGCGAGGTGTGTTGACTGGGGTTTGCCTTGGTTGCCATGCTGATCTGCTCACAGCCATAGCTACTGATACTTTTCGGTTATCAAAGTGGCAAACCCCGATTTCTAATCCAAAAAATGTTCATCCCGAGGATATAGTCATTCCCGGGCATAGCGTTCATGAATTGTTAAAAATTATGGATGATGCGGATGAGGTTTCCTGTCAGGTAGTGGAAGGCCATTGGGTTGTGTCCACAGGGGAATGGTGGTTTGCCACGCGTCTGTTGGGGGGGGCTTATCCCGATATCAGTAAGGTAATTCCACAAGAGGCACCTGTTCGTGTTCGTCTACCGCTTGCTAATTTTCTTGGTGCGGTGGGGAGAGCTTCGCTCATTAGCCGTGATCACCCCGATCGTTTGATTCAGTTGGTAGTGGAGAATGATCGGATCTCCGTGGCCGCGATTGCTGCGGGCGTGGGAAGTGTTGCAGAGTCCCTACCAGCAACGGTGGAGGGTGAACCAATGACACTTGCATTCAATGCAACTTATCTGGTAGATTCCCTTGAGGCGTTCAGCGGGGCGGATGAAGTGGAGATGTTGTTACCAGGTCCGCAAAGGCCTTGCCGTATCCAAGTACCAGGTATACAGACCGCAATGCAATTGGTGGTTCCCGTGAGGACCGAAGTTTAG